The nucleotide sequence GTTTGGGTTACCTTAAATTTGAAAGGTAAAAAAATAAAAAATGCTAGGCGAAAGGCGAACCTTCGCTGGTCAGGTACTCACCTACATTAAAAGTGATTCCGTCCAGCACTTCGATTTCCCTGTTCCAGTCCATGGTTTGCCAATCGGTGTGAGCAGTAGCCACGGTCACTTTTTTAGCTTTGGTTGTAATCCAGATCACTTTTTCCACGCCAAAGTCAAGCAGTTTTTGAGTCTTGTTGAAAACGTAGGTCGTAGGATCTATATCGCTGGGATCAGCCAGTATATCCACTTCAATGGCTATTTTGGGTGGTACGTTGGCAAAATGTTCACCGATACTTTCAATAGGCATACGTTCTTTGTCAAAAATGAGCACGTCGCCCGCTAAATTGTTCCGCTTGTCGAGGTGAATACCAACTTCGCTGGTTAGCATCCTGTACTTCGACCCTTTCAACAGATTACCGAGCAGGACAACCAGATAAGTAACGATCAGCGATTGCAAGGCACTTGATCCCATAATTTCAGAAAACTTTTTACTACCCAACATTACGTCCCGATACCCTTTGTAGTGGATCGGTTGCCCGTCCATGATTTCGTAAATCAAATAATCGGGTACCTTCGTACGGGGTTTTGTACTTTGTACGCCATATTTTGTCGCTATCATGGTTCAAATTTTCTTATTGCAAACCTAGGTTCAAGAAGCTCAGTCAAATATAACTAAACAAATTCACATCCCTAGAATCCAGCTCCCCTGCCTTATCCGGCTGACTACATTATGGCCCCAGCACTTCCCGTGTCGAACATTCAGAGGGTACCGGTCGTTCGGGGAACGGTGATCGTAATTTTAGTACCCTGCCCCACGGTGGGATGAAAATCGCAGGTACCCCCGATCAACCTGGCCCGTCGTTGCATGTTTTTCAGACCGGCCCCCGAGTCCGCAAGTTCCCGACTCAGGACTTCTGCCAGGTCGAACCCCTTTCCGTCGTCCTCGACTTCCAGTATCAATCGATTGGGTTGGTAGGCCAGCTGAACCCGAATGTGCCGGGCTTCGGCGTATTTCATCGTGTTGCTCAGCGATTCCTGCACCATGCGAAACAGGACGATTTCGTGTTCGTGGCTCAGTGCGTAGGATTCGCCTTCTACCGTCAGGTCCGCCTTGATTTGCTGGGTTTTGGTAAGCCGTTCCATCTCGTAGTTCAGGCTTTCCAAAAGGCCAAATCGATTGACAAATTCGCCATCCAGACTTTTGGTGAGCGCCCGGATCTCTGCAATTGCCTGCCGGACGATCTCGTCGGTTTGTTGAATCTGACCCAGTAGATCCGTCTTTTGGGCTTTTTCCTTCAGGGTACGCAGGTTGAGCCCCGCCACCATGAGCAGTTGACCGACATTGTCGTGTAGATCCTGACTGACGTGTTGCAGGGTACTGTTTTGCACGGCTAGCTGTGATTCCAGAATCTCCCGTTCGTAGCTGTTTTTGAGCGCTATTTTTTCGGCCTGGTACTGGAATTGCTTCTTTTGGTAGAGTCCGACAAACGAAACCAGAAAAACAATGATAACAATAAAGGATACCGTACCGAATACGAGCAAGATTGTGACATCAAAAGGAATCCCATTGGACATGATCGTCGGTCGGAGCGCGAGAAGCCGCTAAATATAGTGCGTATGCGCAAATTATATAGAATATCACATCAAACCAAATGCTGATATGGTACCAGAAAAGCGCGAGGGGACGATCGGTTTCAATGAGATAGCGCATGATTCCTACCTGCAGAAAACTGGCAAAATGCACCAGAATGCCTAAACATACCCAGAAGCTTGGGATCGAAAGCAGGGGTTGCGGTTTATCGCTTTGCAGCAGGGTTTTGAGGTAGAGGAGAATCCAGCACAGCAGGAGCGTGCGACACATCAGCCGCAGCCAGGAGGGCGATTGGGTGAATACCTGAATACCCGTTGAAACGAATACGATTTCGACCGCAAAAACCACAAGTACGGACAGGAGGATGAGTTTTTTGCCCCAGGGAAAAAAAATGACTTCGCGGAAGGAAAAGGCTAAAAAGGTGTATTGTAACAAAGTCATAAGGTGGTAGAAAATCAGATTGTTCTGCCGTAACACGATCATCCGGTAATCGGCGGCCAATTCCATACCAAGGGAGCAAACAAAAAATAGCGCAACGTACTTCATAAAGAGGGGCAGCGACCGAAATCGAGCGATTCCGATCACTGCCCCCGGTGCCATGCTGCTCACGATCAGCCATTCATAGAACTGCATGTCTTTTAAGAGATTCAACAGAAGAAGGGGAGTGGTTTAGGTGTTAGGTACGTTGTCAAAACTTTCACTGGGGCAACGGGTTTCGGGCGGGCATTCGGTGGGACTTTCGCAAAACATCACCACTTCTTCGGACTTTACGGCATCCAGTTCATACAGGCTGGCATCTACGGGTTTTAGCACCAGATTGGTCCGAACCTTGTCATCTATTGTTTTGGAAGCGAAATAGATGCGAAGGCCCTCGCAATCCTTTTGCTCAAGTAGTTTAAGCAGGACTTTCTTGTGCACCGTGAACATCAGCCCCAGTTCTTTTTTGGGTTCACCGTTGCTTTCAATACATTCTGGCCGAATAAAGGTAGTCATCAGCTCGGTCAATTGCCTGGCCAGCGTTTGGGGGTGATCGTTCACGGGCGGATCTTTGATGATTTCTTCCGTGTTCCAGCTTGCTCTTCTTTTTTCGGCGGAGAAATTTTTTCCTTCATTTTCAAGATAAGTGTTTTGTAAGGACATGAGGGTAGCGGGTTTGGGATGAGGGTTCATTTTTCGCTATAAAACTACGATGATAGAATAGTCCCGGTTAGGGGAAAAATACCCATTATTATCCCAGAAAAACACCCTTTTGAAAAGGAAAAAACTACATCACGCCGCATCTCCGGATTAGCGGGTAAAGCAAACTAATGCCAGGGTACCCCTTTGATACAAGCAACACTGCCGGAAATACAGGAACCTATTCTAAATCCAGTCCCAGCCCTTGCGGTACTTCCGCGACAGCAGATCGTTGGCTTCGGCGTCGCCCCGGAATTTCTCACGCCGGGCGTTCCAGCGGAGCGGACGACCCAGCCGCCACGAGATCAGCCCCAGGTGCATGGGCATCGTCATCAGGCGGGCGTATTCCAGGTTGGATTCGGGCTGGGTGCGGTTCTTGACGGCATCCACGAAGTTCTGCTGATGGCCCGGCGAGCGCGTGAGCGTAATGGGTACCGTGTCGATATCCGGCATCACCACGCCGTTGATCGTGATTTCGCGGCTGCCGTAGTCGCAGAGGAGGGTACCCTTGTCGCCTTCGAAGTAGGCGCCGATGCCCCGCTTTTCGGCGCCGGGTACCTTGGGTGGATCGGTAGTCCAATGGATTTTCAGGCCGTCAAACTGGTAGTCTACGTCGATCCATTTGGGCGTGTTGCCCGCGCCTTCCGATTTCTCACCGCGCGCGCTGATGCTTGTCAGGTTCTGCGGGTTGAGTGACCACCATACCACGTCGGCAATATGGCACCAGAAATCCTGAAACACCCCGCCGGAATAATCCAGAAAATAGCGGTAGGTAAAATGACAACGCTCGGGCGAGTAGGGCGAATACGGCGCGGGGCCCAGCCAATAATCCCAGTTGAGGGTGGCGGGCGGTTCCTGGTACTGCGGTGCCCCCATAATCGGCGGCGCGCCCGACTTCCAGAGCCGCACGGTATGTACCTTGCCCAGGGTACCCGCGCGGATTAGCTCCACCACGCGGTGGTAGTTGTCGCCCGCGTGAATCTGGGTACCCAGCTGAAAAATCCGGTCGTGCTTCTGCTGGGATTTGAGCATCTGCTGACCCTCTCGCACGCTATACGACAGCGGTTTCTCACCGTACACATCCTTGCCCGCCTCAAACGCCAGGATTGCTACCTGCGCGTGCCAGTGGTCAGGGGTAGCGCAGGTGATGGCGTCGATGTCTTTGCGTTCCAGAATCTTACGAAAATCGCCGTAGGTATCGACCTTGGCATTGGGCTTCAATTCGAGCAGGGTACCTTTGGCCTTGGCCAAGTGCGTTTCGTCCAGGTCGCAGAGGGCCACGGTTTCTACCTCGGGCAGGGCGGCGAACCATTTCAAATGGTTGGTACCCATACCATTGATGCCGATATGCGCCACGCGCAGGCGGTCGCTGGGGGCTACCCGGCGGGTAAAGCCCGGCAACAGCGTGAGGCCAAGAGCGGCGGCGCTGCCCTGCTTGATGAACTGGCGGCGATTCGAAGAGAAAGACATAGCGTGATAGGATTTTTTAAGGCAAAAGTCAGACAGGGCTACCGTCCTACTTTTCGTAGGCCAGGATGTAGTACAAAGCCTTTCTGCTATGAACCACTCACTCCTTCCGCGTCTGCAGCTTTCCCACAAAAAACTCCCCGATGGTAAAGCCTTCTTTCTGTCCGTTGGTAATGGCAGGCATGTAGTGAATGCCGCCGTATAAACGGCTGATGGCGGCTTCATTGGCGGCGACCCGGAAGGAGGCAAAATGCCGGACGGGCAGGCCAAACTCCACCTCGGAGGAGTCGGCAAAGGCGAAATTGTCGCCGAAGAGTTTGGTGAGCATCACGGCCGCCCCGGACGACACCACGCTATGCCCGCTCGTGTATTCGGGGAAGGGCGGGGTTTGGAGCACTGGCAGCCAGGAAGGGTCGATGTGCTGATTGATATAGGTTTCGGGCCTGATGACCGAACTGCGGTACTTTTCGTCCCAACAACTGATGAAGCAGTCGGCCAGTGTGACGGCCAGGCAGGCGTAAGCTTCCGCCGCTTGCACGGCATCGGCGTTGGCTTGTTTGCAGGCCAGGCGGGTGATGTTCATCCAGTGGCCGTTGGGCGATATTTTCTTGGTGGCGTACATCACGTGCCCCCGCACGTTCATCGTAAACGGGTTACAGTCCCAGAACCGGGCGATGGCCAGTTGTTCCGGCGAGTTGTTCCTGACCTGCCGGTACACGGTGTAGGCGTCTTTGTAAAAAACGCTGTTGGTGTCCGTCGAAAAGGCGGGTGGGGGTACCGGCTTGAACTGCGCGGCGGAATCCATTACGAACGTCCGCAGCTTGTTCCAGTTGGGTTCGATGGCCTTGATGTAGGCGGGTGGGGTGGGTTTCCACGAGGCGGCATCGTTGCGGACCCGGTACAGGGGCAGCGAGCGGGTCTGCTTGTACTGATCCTCCCTGGCCCAGGCAATGATGTGGTCGGCTACCTGCTTTCCGTAGGCGATGGAATGGTCGAAAACGTCGGTGGGGGTACCTTTCGCCTTAATTTCGGCCAAGATGTTCTTTTCGAATGCCTCGATCTTTTCCTCGGAAATTACGAAGGTTTTCCCGGTGGTCAGGATGGCGTGGACCGCCGCGAGGGTAGGGCTGTAGGGGCGGGTTTGGTCAGGGGCCGGAATGGGTTTCAGGCCGTGGAGCTGACCGGCCAGGCTAAGGTAGGTACCCTGATCCTGAATCAGGGTTTCGTAAGCGGCCACCGATACGTAGGCGTAGGTACGGCTGGTGACGGGCGGCGAATAAATATCGTACACCATCACATCCGTGACCTGCTTGATGGCCCGGTGGATGTAGTCCGCCTGTTCGGTTTGGGTTTTCCAGTCTTGCGCAAAAATAGGCGCGAATACCCAGACCAATACAATGGAAAGAAAAATTGTCCTCATTTTTTTCATCACAGCATTTTCAACTTTCCATTCAATTAATCTACCACTCTTTTTTTGCCCTGAAAGTTCGTTATGGCGATCTTCCGGACATTTTTACCAACGGGCCATTGGCGGGAAGATTGCGATAGGTAAGTGTCGCCGTAAGAGAATTCTACCCGCCGCTTGCTGCCGTCTTTGTACTCAATCTCCGCCGAAAAATCATCCGCTTTCAGCTTAATCCATTGGCCGATATTTTTCTGGTAGACATTTCCTCTCCCAAACACCACCAGACTATCCTGATTCTGGGTAGCCAGCAGAATGTCCTCATTTTTGGCGGTATGCAGCGTGGCCAGGGACTTGGCGTCGCCCGGCACGAAAAAGCCACTTTTCGCTACCGGCATCGGACTGAAATTTCCCTTTCCGTCGCCTTGCAGCACTAAGCCGTTGAAGGCATCGTGGCGGCCGCTGTTGGGGTCCATGCCGTAGTCGTTGCCCACCAGCACCAGATCGAGGGTACCATTGCCATCCACATCCTCGGCTTTCATGCCGAAAATAGGAGCGGCCTGCGCGGCCAGCGGGAGGGGTTTCATTTCAAAGTACCCGTCGCCTTTATTTTCGAGGTAGCTGCTGCGCATTTCGGTGGCCTGCATGATGAGGGCATTCTCGCGGTCGCTCTCGCTCCACACATCCGTGAGGGTAGCTAGCCCGTACGATTTGAAAGTCGGGAATTTCTTACGCATCGTGATGACCTGCGCCACCAGGTCGTCGCGTGAGGCAATGGGAAACGGTTGGCGGCTGCCGTCGTCGGCTTTCATGTAGCAGAACACCATCGGATCGATGGAGCCATTGCTGTCGATATCCTTGGCCAGCAAGATCATGGGCTCCTGCGGCGTAGCCGTGTAGTTGGTGTTGAGGCCCAGGTTGCCGGCTACGTAGTCCATATCGCCGTCGTTGTCAAAATCGCCCGCCACCAGGCTGTTCCACCAGCCCGTGTACGGCTCGGTACCCGTTTTGAACGCTACAAACGAGGTACCTATGTTTTTAAGAAAAATAACGGGCAGCCATTCGCCGGTCAGGATGAGGTCGGGCTTGCCGTCGTTGTCGTAGTCGCTCCACAGGGCATCGGTCACCAGGCCGATGTGTTTGAGGGGTGGGAAAAACTCGTCCGTCACGTCCACAAATTTTCCGCCGTCGTTGCGTAGCAGAAAGCTCCGGGGCGGTACGGGATACGCCCCCGAAACGACCCGTCCCCCCACGAACAGGTCGAGGTCACCGTCGCCGTCAAAATCCGCCGCTTTCACGCAGGAGCCGTTCGTGAGTCCGGCGGGTAGGGCGTCAGGGGATTTAGTGAATTTGCCTTTTCCATTGTTCAAAAACAATTGGTCGTTGCTGAACGCATTGCCGGGCGGAATCTCATAGCTGCCGCTCACCAGGTACAGGTCGAGATCGCCGTCATTGTCGGCATCGAACAGTAAGGTGCCCATGTCTTCGTAGAAGCGGTCCTCTTTTTCCAAAAACCGCGTGGCGTCCTGCGTAAATTTTCCCTGAGCATCCTGCATGAAAAACACACCGGGTACCCCCGAGGTACCCCCGACGTAAAAATCATCGAAACCATTGTTGTCGATATCGCCCACCGCAATCGGCGGACCGGACTGACTCAGCTTGTGGGGTAGGGTAGGTTGCACGTCGAAATCGGGAAAATCCTTTTCCTGGGATTTGTACTGCAGGCCATATTTCTTCCCAACGTCCGTAAAAAGCGTCGAGACCGGGAAAGCAGCGGGCTTGTTACGGCGAGCGTTGGCATCTTTATACGAAAGGGTAAGTGGCTTATCCACGCTGACGTTTTTCAGGAGTTGTTGTTTGCCATCCGGCCAGGTGACCACCAGCGAATCCAGCCGGGCTAACTCGCCCAAACCAAAATGTGCGCGGCTGTCGTCGGTGGAAAGGTACCCCCGCGCGGGCTGATGCTCGTAGAATTGCTGACGATTGCCCGCATAGTATATCCGAACATTGGCCCCGAGACTGGCTTCATTGCCCTTCGCGCCCGCAAAACTGACGGTCAGGTGATGCGCCGCGGGGTTCAGGGTGTTCTCATACACAAAAGCTAGGTCGTTGATATTGTTGACGACTACGTCGAGGTCGCCGTCGTTATCGAGGTCGGCGTAGGCGGCGCCGTTGCCAAACGACAGCTGATCCATGCCCCAGGCTTGGGTGGTGTTCTCGAACACCAGGCCGTTGGTATTGCGGTAGGCGTAGTTGGCCAGCTTAACCACCGGCAGCGAGTCGGTCATGGCTAGGGTGAAGCCCTTACCCGCGCCACTTTGGCCGTTGTTGTATTCGATGTAGTCGAGGTCGGTCACGTCGCGGGGCAGGCCATTGGTGATGATCAGATCACGGTAGCCGTCGTTGTCGAAATCGGCCACCAGCGGGCACCAGCTCCAGTCGGTCTGATAGACGCCCGCCATAAAGGCCGCATCGTTGAAAACCGGATGCCCCAGTGGGGTAGGTCCGCTGTTGATTTGCAGCACATTGCGCACGTACTGATGGTTGTAGCCGTACTGCGCACTGTTGAGGTAGTTGTAGTACTCATTGCCGCTCAGCATCCGCTTCTTCCGCAGGTTGTTTTCGGGCAGCATTTCCAGCGAAATCACGTCCACGTAGCCATCGTTATTGATGTCCACGGCATCGGTACCCATGGCGTTCCAGCCGGTATGTTTGAAGTAGGCGTCCAGTTGGTTGGTAAAGGTACCATCGCCGTTATTGATGAAACACAGGTCATTGGATACGAAATCGTTGGCTACGTAGATATCCGGCCAGCCATCCTGGTTGAGGTCCGTGATGGCCGCGGCGTGGCCCCAGCCTTCGATGGTGATGCCCGCCGCTTTGGATACGTCACTGAAAGTCCCGTTGCCGTTGTTGCGGTAGAGGCGGTCGGTGTTTTTGGCGCTGCCGTCGGTGAGTTTGGCCCGGAAATGAATGGGCGTCCGAGGGTCGTATATTTCGTTGGTAACCTGATACATGTCGAGGTCGCCGTCTTTGTCGTAGTCGAAAAAGTAGGCCTGCGTGCTGAATCCGTCGTCGGCCAGTCCGTACGCCGCGGCTTGCTCCTCAAATTCCGGTACGCCCGCTTTATTCAAACCTTTATTGATGTACAACAGGTTGGTGCGTAGTTTGGGATCGCTGCGAAAGGAGGCCGACAGGTAGATATCCGGCCATCCGTCCCCGTTGATGTCCACCACCGATACGCCCGTGCACCAGTGGCCTTGTCCACCTACTCGGGCCTGGTCGGTAATGTCCGTAAATTTCAGTTTTCCCTGGTTGAGGTACAGCTTGTTGGATACCATGTTGCCCGCAAAATACACGTCCATCAGCCCGTCGCGGTTGAAATCGCCGATGCCCACGCCGCCGCCGTTGTAGATGTTGGCCTGATTGAGAATATTGAGCGTGTCGCTTTCGGTGAGCTGGTTGGCGAAGGCAATGCCGGTTTGGGCGGCGGGCAATAACTTGAACAGGGTAGGAGCAGGCTGCCCCGAAGCCGGGCCGATGAGCATTGCCAGCAGGGCGATCAGGGAAAGGTACAGCGTGAGTTTCCGTATATTCATATCCTACATTCTCTTAAAAGAGTGCAATTTACTTTTATTTTTTCATTGATTAAAACCCGAACCATGGTTTGAATCCGGCTAAGTGGCTTATTGAATGCGGGTTATTATAACGAAAAGTTTACTTGGATGATTTTGCAGGGGTACCTTATTGCCAAGAGATAACCAAAATTTATACCTGATCGGGACGATAAAAATATTATTCTGTATATTTGTACCCGATAAGGTATATATATATGAATT is from Salmonirosea aquatica and encodes:
- a CDS encoding VCBS repeat-containing protein, whose amino-acid sequence is MNIRKLTLYLSLIALLAMLIGPASGQPAPTLFKLLPAAQTGIAFANQLTESDTLNILNQANIYNGGGVGIGDFNRDGLMDVYFAGNMVSNKLYLNQGKLKFTDITDQARVGGQGHWCTGVSVVDINGDGWPDIYLSASFRSDPKLRTNLLYINKGLNKAGVPEFEEQAAAYGLADDGFSTQAYFFDYDKDGDLDMYQVTNEIYDPRTPIHFRAKLTDGSAKNTDRLYRNNGNGTFSDVSKAAGITIEGWGHAAAITDLNQDGWPDIYVANDFVSNDLCFINNGDGTFTNQLDAYFKHTGWNAMGTDAVDINNDGYVDVISLEMLPENNLRKKRMLSGNEYYNYLNSAQYGYNHQYVRNVLQINSGPTPLGHPVFNDAAFMAGVYQTDWSWCPLVADFDNDGYRDLIITNGLPRDVTDLDYIEYNNGQSGAGKGFTLAMTDSLPVVKLANYAYRNTNGLVFENTTQAWGMDQLSFGNGAAYADLDNDGDLDVVVNNINDLAFVYENTLNPAAHHLTVSFAGAKGNEASLGANVRIYYAGNRQQFYEHQPARGYLSTDDSRAHFGLGELARLDSLVVTWPDGKQQLLKNVSVDKPLTLSYKDANARRNKPAAFPVSTLFTDVGKKYGLQYKSQEKDFPDFDVQPTLPHKLSQSGPPIAVGDIDNNGFDDFYVGGTSGVPGVFFMQDAQGKFTQDATRFLEKEDRFYEDMGTLLFDADNDGDLDLYLVSGSYEIPPGNAFSNDQLFLNNGKGKFTKSPDALPAGLTNGSCVKAADFDGDGDLDLFVGGRVVSGAYPVPPRSFLLRNDGGKFVDVTDEFFPPLKHIGLVTDALWSDYDNDGKPDLILTGEWLPVIFLKNIGTSFVAFKTGTEPYTGWWNSLVAGDFDNDGDMDYVAGNLGLNTNYTATPQEPMILLAKDIDSNGSIDPMVFCYMKADDGSRQPFPIASRDDLVAQVITMRKKFPTFKSYGLATLTDVWSESDRENALIMQATEMRSSYLENKGDGYFEMKPLPLAAQAAPIFGMKAEDVDGNGTLDLVLVGNDYGMDPNSGRHDAFNGLVLQGDGKGNFSPMPVAKSGFFVPGDAKSLATLHTAKNEDILLATQNQDSLVVFGRGNVYQKNIGQWIKLKADDFSAEIEYKDGSKRRVEFSYGDTYLSQSSRQWPVGKNVRKIAITNFQGKKRVVD
- a CDS encoding vanadium-dependent haloperoxidase — translated: MRTIFLSIVLVWVFAPIFAQDWKTQTEQADYIHRAIKQVTDVMVYDIYSPPVTSRTYAYVSVAAYETLIQDQGTYLSLAGQLHGLKPIPAPDQTRPYSPTLAAVHAILTTGKTFVISEEKIEAFEKNILAEIKAKGTPTDVFDHSIAYGKQVADHIIAWAREDQYKQTRSLPLYRVRNDAASWKPTPPAYIKAIEPNWNKLRTFVMDSAAQFKPVPPPAFSTDTNSVFYKDAYTVYRQVRNNSPEQLAIARFWDCNPFTMNVRGHVMYATKKISPNGHWMNITRLACKQANADAVQAAEAYACLAVTLADCFISCWDEKYRSSVIRPETYINQHIDPSWLPVLQTPPFPEYTSGHSVVSSGAAVMLTKLFGDNFAFADSSEVEFGLPVRHFASFRVAANEAAISRLYGGIHYMPAITNGQKEGFTIGEFFVGKLQTRKE
- a CDS encoding Gfo/Idh/MocA family protein, giving the protein MSFSSNRRQFIKQGSAAALGLTLLPGFTRRVAPSDRLRVAHIGINGMGTNHLKWFAALPEVETVALCDLDETHLAKAKGTLLELKPNAKVDTYGDFRKILERKDIDAITCATPDHWHAQVAILAFEAGKDVYGEKPLSYSVREGQQMLKSQQKHDRIFQLGTQIHAGDNYHRVVELIRAGTLGKVHTVRLWKSGAPPIMGAPQYQEPPATLNWDYWLGPAPYSPYSPERCHFTYRYFLDYSGGVFQDFWCHIADVVWWSLNPQNLTSISARGEKSEGAGNTPKWIDVDYQFDGLKIHWTTDPPKVPGAEKRGIGAYFEGDKGTLLCDYGSREITINGVVMPDIDTVPITLTRSPGHQQNFVDAVKNRTQPESNLEYARLMTMPMHLGLISWRLGRPLRWNARREKFRGDAEANDLLSRKYRKGWDWI
- a CDS encoding Uma2 family endonuclease, producing the protein MIATKYGVQSTKPRTKVPDYLIYEIMDGQPIHYKGYRDVMLGSKKFSEIMGSSALQSLIVTYLVVLLGNLLKGSKYRMLTSEVGIHLDKRNNLAGDVLIFDKERMPIESIGEHFANVPPKIAIEVDILADPSDIDPTTYVFNKTQKLLDFGVEKVIWITTKAKKVTVATAHTDWQTMDWNREIEVLDGITFNVGEYLTSEGSPFA
- a CDS encoding sensor histidine kinase; the encoded protein is MLVFGTVSFIVIIVFLVSFVGLYQKKQFQYQAEKIALKNSYEREILESQLAVQNSTLQHVSQDLHDNVGQLLMVAGLNLRTLKEKAQKTDLLGQIQQTDEIVRQAIAEIRALTKSLDGEFVNRFGLLESLNYEMERLTKTQQIKADLTVEGESYALSHEHEIVLFRMVQESLSNTMKYAEARHIRVQLAYQPNRLILEVEDDGKGFDLAEVLSRELADSGAGLKNMQRRARLIGGTCDFHPTVGQGTKITITVPRTTGTL